In one window of Myxococcus virescens DNA:
- a CDS encoding ABC transporter: MLIRIVVLALAVCSVGLLAEKPGKPLRTKDGPVLPRRELLQILGAAQSPLLADFYWIQAIQQVGRANTDTEYRDVFFYADFATDLDPKFRYVYEFGAIATPFNLGREQWVNTDLSSRLLVKGLAQFPDDRRFLFQLAYNKMTYERDYQGAAELLTRLSRFPDIPRYVAHLATRLYAQAGSFDTGLQMAEMLRDSAEDDESRAFYEHRIKEILRERVLTQIDDAISAFQRDRGELPKTVPALVRSGYLRAMPEDPLEGQFFIDRRGRARSTSGLYRLEMYEDAKKKELQEDLAAGGIQLGDPGDAP; encoded by the coding sequence GTGCTTATCCGGATTGTGGTCTTGGCGCTGGCCGTGTGCTCGGTGGGGTTGCTCGCTGAGAAGCCAGGGAAACCCTTGCGAACGAAGGATGGCCCCGTGCTCCCCCGTCGGGAACTCCTTCAGATTTTGGGGGCAGCCCAGAGCCCGCTTTTAGCGGACTTCTACTGGATTCAAGCGATTCAGCAGGTAGGGCGTGCCAACACTGACACCGAGTACCGGGATGTATTCTTCTATGCGGACTTCGCGACCGATCTCGACCCCAAGTTTCGCTACGTCTACGAGTTTGGCGCGATTGCAACCCCATTCAATCTAGGGCGTGAGCAGTGGGTGAACACGGACCTGTCATCCCGGCTGTTGGTCAAAGGGCTGGCTCAGTTCCCCGATGACCGTCGTTTCTTGTTCCAGCTCGCCTACAACAAGATGACGTACGAGCGTGACTATCAAGGGGCCGCTGAGCTCCTCACGCGATTGTCTCGGTTCCCTGACATCCCGCGCTACGTAGCCCATCTCGCTACTCGCCTGTACGCGCAAGCTGGGAGTTTTGATACGGGGTTGCAGATGGCCGAGATGCTACGCGACAGTGCGGAAGATGATGAGTCGCGCGCGTTCTATGAACATCGCATCAAGGAAATCTTGCGTGAGCGCGTGCTGACTCAGATTGATGACGCCATCAGTGCTTTCCAGCGAGACCGAGGTGAGTTGCCCAAGACAGTCCCTGCATTGGTTCGCTCGGGCTATCTACGTGCAATGCCCGAAGACCCATTGGAGGGGCAGTTTTTCATCGACCGGCGAGGGCGCGCGCGCTCTACATCGGGATTGTACAGGTTGGAGATGTACGAGGACGCCAAGAAAAAAGAATTGCAGGAAGATCTAGCTGCAGGCGGCATTCAGCTCGGTGACCCGGGGGATGCGCCATGA
- a CDS encoding type IV pilus twitching motility protein PilT, producing the protein MANLHQLLKAMVEKGASDLHVTTGSPPQLRVDGELVPLKTAPLTPVETKQLCYSILTDAQKHKFEEDNELDLSFGVKGLSRFRANIFMQRGAVAAAFRTIPFKILTFQELGLPPVVAELVKKPRGLILVTGPTGSGKSTTLASMIDKINTERHEHIMTIEDPIEYLHPHKNCLVNQREVGADTRNFKTALKYILRQDPDVVLVGELRDLETIEAALTIAETGHICYATLHTNSAVQTINRVLDVFPPYQQPQVRAQMSFVLEGVMSQALVAKAGGPGRILALEVMVPNPAIRNLIREDKVHQIYSSMQVGQAKFGMQTFNQALAALLLRRLITQDEAFGRSSDAEELRNILATGGGGALPGMQRPGGGAGGR; encoded by the coding sequence GTGGCCAACCTGCACCAGCTCCTCAAGGCGATGGTCGAGAAGGGCGCTTCCGACCTCCACGTCACCACCGGCTCTCCGCCGCAGCTTCGCGTCGACGGCGAGCTCGTTCCCTTGAAGACGGCGCCGCTGACCCCGGTGGAGACGAAGCAGCTCTGCTACTCCATCCTCACGGACGCCCAGAAGCACAAGTTCGAGGAGGACAACGAGCTGGACCTGTCCTTCGGCGTGAAGGGCCTGTCGCGCTTCCGCGCCAACATCTTCATGCAGCGTGGCGCGGTCGCCGCGGCGTTCCGGACCATTCCCTTCAAGATTTTGACGTTCCAGGAGCTGGGCCTGCCGCCGGTGGTGGCGGAGCTGGTGAAGAAGCCGCGCGGGCTCATCCTGGTGACGGGCCCCACGGGCTCGGGCAAGTCCACCACGCTGGCCTCGATGATCGACAAGATCAACACCGAGCGTCATGAGCACATCATGACCATCGAGGACCCCATCGAGTACCTGCACCCGCACAAGAACTGCCTCGTGAATCAGCGCGAGGTGGGGGCGGACACGCGGAACTTCAAGACGGCCCTCAAGTACATCCTCCGCCAGGACCCGGACGTGGTGCTGGTCGGTGAGCTCCGCGACCTGGAGACGATTGAAGCCGCGCTCACCATCGCGGAGACAGGCCACATCTGCTACGCGACGCTACACACCAATAGCGCGGTGCAGACCATCAACCGCGTGCTGGACGTGTTCCCCCCGTACCAGCAGCCGCAGGTCCGCGCGCAGATGTCCTTCGTGCTGGAGGGCGTGATGAGTCAGGCGCTGGTGGCGAAGGCGGGCGGCCCTGGCCGCATCCTGGCGCTGGAGGTGATGGTGCCCAACCCCGCAATCCGGAACCTCATCCGCGAGGACAAGGTCCACCAGATCTACTCGTCCATGCAGGTCGGCCAGGCGAAGTTCGGCATGCAGACCTTCAACCAGGCCCTGGCGGCGCTGCTGCTGCGGCGGCTCATCACCCAGGACGAGGCCTTCGGACGTTCTAGCGACGCGGAGGAGTTGCGCAACATCCTGGCCACGGGCGGCGGCGGGGCCCTGCCCGGAATGCAGCGGCCAGGCGGGGGAGCGGGTGGTCGTTAG
- a CDS encoding type II secretion system F family protein — translation MAAPAVKSASTPKKATAQFLWEAKTKSGESKKGEMEAMDVEAVNARLKSLGLNPIKVRKKSILDGDIVIPGLGGVEGKDILVFTRQFATMIDAGLPLVQCLDILASQMDNPAFKKVLFAIKGKVEQGSTFADALKEHPKVFDELYVQLCAAGEVGGILDAILNRLAAYREKNEKLKSKVKSAMTYPVIVILVAIGVTAVLLLKVTPVFEKMFADFGSELPGPTQMIVNFSHLAQEYFFHAAGSIAAVVMSFTWSYRQPRGRKFWDKVFLFMPVFGPVLRKVAVARFTRTLGTMISSGVPILDALDVTAKTAGNRTVEDAIIYVRGKIAEGKNIAGPLAETKVFPSMVVQMIGVGEATGAMDTMLNKIADFYDDEVDAAINSLTAMIEPVLMVFLGGVVGGFLIGMYLPIFSLAGAIQ, via the coding sequence ATGGCAGCCCCAGCAGTGAAGTCGGCATCAACTCCCAAGAAGGCCACCGCCCAGTTCCTCTGGGAGGCGAAGACCAAGAGCGGGGAGTCGAAAAAGGGTGAGATGGAGGCGATGGACGTCGAGGCCGTCAACGCGCGCCTCAAGTCCCTCGGTCTGAACCCCATCAAGGTGCGCAAGAAGAGCATTCTGGACGGGGATATCGTCATCCCCGGACTGGGCGGTGTCGAAGGCAAGGACATCCTCGTCTTCACCCGTCAGTTCGCCACGATGATCGACGCCGGCCTCCCGCTGGTGCAGTGCCTCGACATCCTGGCCAGTCAGATGGACAACCCTGCCTTCAAGAAGGTGCTGTTCGCCATCAAGGGCAAGGTGGAGCAGGGCAGCACCTTCGCGGACGCGCTGAAGGAGCACCCCAAGGTCTTCGACGAACTCTACGTCCAGCTCTGCGCCGCAGGCGAGGTGGGCGGTATCCTCGACGCCATCCTCAACCGGCTCGCGGCGTACCGGGAGAAGAACGAGAAGCTCAAGTCCAAGGTCAAGAGCGCGATGACCTACCCGGTCATCGTGATTTTGGTGGCCATTGGCGTGACGGCGGTGCTGCTGCTGAAGGTGACGCCCGTCTTCGAGAAGATGTTCGCGGACTTCGGCTCGGAGCTGCCGGGGCCGACGCAGATGATCGTGAACTTCTCGCACCTAGCGCAGGAGTACTTCTTCCATGCGGCTGGTTCGATTGCCGCGGTGGTGATGTCCTTCACGTGGAGCTACCGCCAGCCGCGTGGCCGGAAGTTCTGGGACAAGGTGTTCCTCTTCATGCCCGTCTTCGGCCCCGTGCTCCGCAAGGTGGCCGTGGCTCGGTTCACCCGCACGCTGGGGACCATGATTTCCTCGGGCGTGCCCATCCTGGACGCGCTGGACGTCACCGCGAAGACGGCCGGTAACCGCACCGTGGAAGACGCCATCATCTACGTCCGCGGGAAGATCGCCGAGGGCAAGAACATCGCGGGGCCGCTGGCAGAGACGAAGGTGTTCCCGTCGATGGTGGTGCAGATGATCGGCGTGGGTGAGGCGACCGGCGCCATGGACACCATGCTCAACAAGATCGCCGACTTCTACGATGACGAAGTGGACGCGGCCATCAACAGCCTCACGGCGATGATTGAGCCGGTGCTCATGGTGTTCCTCGGCGGCGTGGTCGGTGGCTTCCTCATCGGCATGTACCTCCCCATCTTCTCGCTTGCCGGCGCCATCCAGTAA
- a CDS encoding ABC transporter permease, with the protein MGAFAAMAWNGFREARRNRVTVLVAAFAILLLFATTLVTEVTVSTFDRVVTDFGLGVMSLLLVFLSIYLSSGLISREIERRTIFLMVSKPLSRSRFLLARLAGNMLTLGVLLVAMTLLFWVELVLHHSPITQPQMAALWGLYLELFVLTSAGFLMSTFASQLVSALVTTGLYFAGHLCADIYNLGVKSKVDFVQWVSKATYYALPNLERLNFRPRATYAIDVTAAELGSATLYALGWGALFCVLATLVFERRDFR; encoded by the coding sequence ATGGGGGCTTTCGCCGCCATGGCATGGAACGGGTTCCGCGAGGCGCGGCGCAACCGGGTGACGGTGCTGGTTGCTGCCTTCGCTATCTTGCTGCTCTTCGCCACCACGCTCGTTACCGAGGTCACTGTCAGCACCTTCGACAGAGTGGTGACCGACTTCGGACTAGGGGTGATGAGCCTGCTGCTCGTCTTCCTCTCCATCTACTTGTCGTCGGGGCTCATCAGCCGTGAAATCGAGCGGCGAACCATCTTCTTGATGGTGTCCAAGCCTCTGTCCCGAAGCAGGTTCCTGCTGGCGCGGCTCGCGGGCAACATGCTCACCCTCGGTGTGTTGCTGGTGGCCATGACGCTGCTGTTCTGGGTGGAGCTTGTCCTACATCATTCGCCCATCACCCAGCCGCAGATGGCCGCGCTGTGGGGGCTCTATCTTGAGCTGTTTGTCCTCACCAGCGCGGGGTTCCTGATGTCCACCTTCGCCAGCCAACTCGTCTCCGCACTGGTGACGACGGGACTGTACTTCGCGGGGCATCTCTGCGCGGACATCTACAACCTGGGAGTGAAGTCCAAGGTGGACTTTGTCCAGTGGGTCAGCAAGGCGACGTACTATGCCCTGCCCAACCTGGAGCGGCTGAACTTCAGGCCGCGCGCCACGTATGCCATCGATGTGACGGCCGCGGAGCTAGGCTCGGCCACCCTGTACGCACTGGGCTGGGGAGCGCTCTTCTGCGTGCTGGCCACGCTCGTGTTCGAGCGGCGCGACTTCCGCTGA
- a CDS encoding ABC transporter ATP-binding protein, whose protein sequence is MTVTASTESNLPVSIRGLSKTYRVGFFLNKQVKALQGLDLEIAPGQVYGLLGPNGAGKSTTIKILMGLVRASQGQALLFGEPPERPHVRRQVGFLPENPSLYEYLTGREFVTLAGRIFGLSGHELDQRVERVLGEVGMGRASDLQIRRYSKGMVQRTALAQALISGPRLLVLDEPTSGLDPLGRRQMRDIILAEREKGTTILFCTHIISDVESLCDRVVVLVGGRRVQEGSVQELVSTKAPSVEMVVHGLPLDQLQSLGFTYEQAQQLDSRVLLRVPDADSHGLLQAVLNRGGRVSQVQPARFSLEDLFLDAMKQAGGQTVGGEIQ, encoded by the coding sequence ATGACGGTGACCGCCTCGACAGAGTCGAACTTGCCAGTCTCCATCCGCGGATTGTCCAAGACGTACCGGGTGGGGTTCTTCCTCAACAAGCAGGTCAAGGCCCTCCAAGGATTGGATCTGGAGATTGCGCCAGGACAGGTCTATGGCTTGTTGGGGCCCAACGGTGCGGGCAAGTCCACGACCATCAAGATTCTCATGGGGCTGGTGCGAGCCTCTCAGGGGCAGGCGTTGCTTTTCGGTGAACCGCCCGAGCGGCCGCATGTCCGGCGTCAGGTGGGTTTCCTGCCGGAGAACCCCTCGCTTTATGAGTACCTCACCGGGCGGGAGTTCGTGACGCTTGCCGGTCGCATCTTTGGGCTAAGCGGCCATGAACTGGATCAGCGTGTGGAGCGGGTGCTCGGCGAGGTGGGGATGGGCCGAGCGTCTGACCTGCAGATTCGCCGTTATTCCAAGGGCATGGTGCAGCGGACTGCACTGGCTCAAGCGCTCATCAGTGGGCCTCGCTTGCTGGTTCTGGATGAACCCACTTCCGGCCTGGATCCCCTCGGGCGCAGGCAGATGCGTGACATCATCCTTGCCGAGCGGGAGAAGGGGACGACCATCCTCTTCTGTACCCATATCATCTCCGACGTCGAGTCCCTCTGCGACCGCGTGGTGGTGCTCGTAGGCGGGCGACGCGTTCAGGAAGGGAGCGTGCAGGAATTGGTGTCCACAAAGGCTCCCTCCGTGGAGATGGTCGTACACGGGCTCCCATTGGATCAGTTGCAGTCGCTGGGCTTCACATATGAGCAGGCGCAGCAGTTGGACAGCCGGGTCCTGTTGCGGGTTCCGGACGCTGATTCTCATGGTTTGCTCCAGGCCGTCCTTAATAGAGGGGGGCGAGTTAGCCAGGTACAGCCTGCGCGCTTCTCGCTGGAGGACCTCTTCCTGGACGCGATGAAGCAGGCAGGTGGGCAGACGGTAGGCGGGGAGATTCAGTGA
- a CDS encoding sigma-54-dependent transcriptional regulator: protein MTATQGGEAGARGHILVVDDELSMREYLELLLQREGYAVTSVAGVKAACDLLALDGVDLVISDLKLGTGSGLDVLRAARARPGSPEVVLITAYGTPAAAVGAMREGAYDYICKPFDNEELRLLVQKALEKRTLRQENTGLRARLFPGLDGAVGQSARMQAVWSLVEKVASGRSTVLVTGESGTGKELVARAIHMRGSRAARPFLPFNCAALNEGTLESELFGHVKGAFTGATHDRSGLLVAAGDGTVMLDEVGEMPLATQVKLLRVLQERKVKPVGSAAEIPFQARVIAATNRRLEAEVKAGRFREDLFYRLNVITVELPPLRERSGDISLLAGYFLSRMAEELGRPGLRFAPETLALLERYPFPGNVRQLQNMVERAATLSDSDLLGPSTLPPAVRGDAEPVARASEGAEPGLGAGFNLERHLDDSERRYLLAAMKQAGGVKTRAAELLGLSFRSFRYRLAKHGLTDDLEPGAPSDA, encoded by the coding sequence ATGACGGCGACACAGGGAGGGGAGGCGGGCGCCCGCGGCCACATCTTGGTGGTCGACGACGAGCTGTCCATGCGCGAGTACCTTGAGCTGTTGCTCCAGCGGGAGGGATACGCCGTGACGAGCGTGGCCGGGGTGAAGGCCGCATGCGACCTGCTGGCCTTGGATGGGGTGGACCTGGTCATCTCCGATTTGAAGCTCGGGACCGGCAGCGGGCTCGACGTTCTTCGTGCCGCACGCGCGCGTCCCGGCTCGCCGGAGGTGGTGCTCATCACGGCTTACGGAACACCCGCCGCGGCCGTGGGGGCGATGCGCGAGGGCGCGTACGACTACATCTGCAAGCCATTCGATAACGAAGAGCTACGGCTCCTCGTCCAGAAGGCGCTTGAGAAGCGCACGCTGCGGCAGGAGAACACCGGCCTTCGTGCGCGCCTCTTTCCGGGGCTTGATGGTGCAGTGGGGCAAAGCGCCCGGATGCAGGCCGTGTGGTCGCTGGTGGAGAAAGTGGCTTCTGGCCGGAGCACCGTGCTGGTGACCGGGGAGAGCGGCACAGGCAAGGAACTGGTGGCGCGTGCCATCCACATGCGCGGAAGCCGAGCAGCCCGACCGTTTCTCCCGTTCAACTGCGCTGCGCTGAACGAGGGGACACTTGAGAGCGAGCTTTTTGGGCATGTGAAAGGGGCGTTTACTGGGGCCACCCATGACCGTTCGGGCTTGTTGGTCGCGGCAGGGGATGGCACGGTCATGCTGGATGAAGTCGGAGAGATGCCGCTGGCCACCCAGGTGAAGTTGCTCCGAGTGCTCCAGGAGCGAAAGGTGAAGCCGGTGGGCAGCGCGGCGGAGATTCCCTTCCAGGCGCGCGTCATCGCGGCCACGAACCGGCGGCTTGAGGCGGAGGTGAAGGCGGGGCGGTTCCGGGAGGACCTTTTCTATCGGCTCAACGTGATTACGGTGGAGTTGCCCCCGTTGCGCGAGCGCTCAGGAGATATCTCCCTGCTGGCAGGCTACTTCCTTTCCCGAATGGCGGAGGAACTAGGGCGACCTGGCCTCCGTTTCGCGCCCGAGACGCTGGCATTGCTGGAGCGGTATCCGTTTCCTGGCAACGTGCGACAGTTGCAGAACATGGTTGAGCGTGCCGCGACGTTGTCGGACTCGGACTTGCTTGGGCCATCCACGCTGCCTCCTGCCGTACGAGGGGATGCGGAACCCGTTGCCCGCGCGTCGGAGGGCGCCGAGCCGGGGCTTGGCGCCGGCTTCAATCTGGAACGCCACCTGGATGACAGCGAGCGTCGCTACCTGCTTGCCGCAATGAAACAGGCTGGCGGTGTGAAGACCCGGGCCGCAGAACTCCTCGGCCTTTCGTTCCGTTCGTTTCGGTACCGCCTGGCCAAGCACGGCTTGACGGACGACCTGGAACCCGGGGCTCCGTCCGATGCGTAG
- a CDS encoding prepilin peptidase: protein MTHSSLPGYFGPLFAVFLFVLGLCVGSFLNVVIARVPLGQSIVRPGSRCPKCGHVLAWYENIPLLSWLALRARCRGCRTPISVRYPLVELLTGLLYFACLRRFGWTYELVPALVLVSLLVPLAFIDLDHWILPLSMTVSGMLAGLILAIPLGVDAFRDALVGAAVGFLSFRVMEYVGWKVFQREALGAGDKYLVAMLGAFLSWRTLLGVLLFASMQGAVVGILMLLLTGRAGPRAENAPGEPVGDAEPLTMTWEFTQPGLPPWKRLLLVPVCLLVQPIPDAPLDEEGEEEEWVPERTSIPFGPWLALAGLELMLLGPWLSRVLPPDIAMMLGGLP, encoded by the coding sequence GTGACGCATTCCTCCCTGCCGGGATACTTCGGGCCCCTATTCGCCGTGTTCCTGTTCGTGCTCGGTCTGTGCGTGGGCAGCTTTCTCAACGTCGTCATCGCGCGCGTCCCGCTGGGGCAGAGCATCGTGCGCCCGGGCTCGAGGTGTCCCAAGTGTGGGCACGTCCTGGCCTGGTACGAGAACATCCCGCTGCTGTCGTGGCTGGCACTGCGGGCCCGCTGCCGGGGCTGCCGCACACCCATTTCCGTGCGGTACCCGCTGGTGGAGTTGCTGACGGGGCTCCTGTACTTCGCCTGCTTGCGCCGCTTTGGCTGGACCTATGAGTTGGTGCCGGCGCTGGTGCTCGTTTCGTTGCTGGTGCCGCTCGCCTTCATCGATCTGGACCACTGGATTCTGCCGCTGTCCATGACGGTGTCGGGCATGCTGGCCGGGCTCATCCTGGCGATTCCTCTCGGGGTGGATGCCTTCCGCGACGCCCTGGTTGGCGCGGCCGTGGGCTTCCTGTCCTTCCGGGTGATGGAGTACGTCGGGTGGAAGGTGTTTCAGCGGGAGGCACTCGGAGCGGGGGACAAGTACCTCGTGGCCATGCTCGGGGCGTTTCTGTCGTGGCGCACGCTGCTGGGCGTGTTGTTGTTCGCATCCATGCAGGGCGCAGTGGTGGGCATCCTGATGTTGCTGCTGACGGGACGCGCGGGCCCGCGTGCAGAGAACGCTCCCGGGGAGCCCGTGGGTGATGCTGAGCCACTCACGATGACCTGGGAGTTCACGCAGCCGGGACTCCCACCCTGGAAGCGCCTGTTGCTGGTGCCGGTTTGCCTCCTGGTGCAGCCCATCCCCGATGCCCCGCTGGATGAAGAGGGCGAAGAGGAAGAGTGGGTGCCTGAGCGCACCAGTATTCCCTTCGGGCCCTGGCTGGCGCTCGCGGGGCTGGAACTTATGCTGCTGGGGCCCTGGCTGTCACGGGTGTTGCCTCCGGACATCGCAATGATGCTGGGCGGCCTGCCGTGA
- a CDS encoding two-component system sensor histidine kinase NtrB yields the protein MVLFRTVAASLSLVITLARLLLQPTQELSGADTLSLGVIVSAYVSTLVVGLRLRRGRGGLLDAWVQVIGDVVIATGLVYLSGGADSPLTFLYSLSVIGAAVVLDRRGALWAAAASVLCFATLVMGARFLGSVPGGLMPPSRVMFVLGSNALALVLIAVLAGYLSRQLSVAGGALSAREADLQRLGRLQQQILSSMPSGLVTCDAGHRITYVNPAGCLILQVDATQVVGTDVEALLPGVLGLAPRSPRSELVVGKGLKRRILGLSVTPLDGAPGSLLMVFQDLTQLRRMEDDLKRADRLASLGALSAQLAHELRNPLASMRGSAQLLAQDAQDAMAQKLTNILIREADRLARLVEDFLRFARPPTPVLQQVALASLLTETVDMLRVDPLARDVRVEMATPVVMAVSVDPDQLRQVLINLVRNAFQAAGARGHVKVALTRAENEARIRIWDSGGSITEEMMGHLFEPFFTTRDGGTGLGLSTAHSIIRAHGGFIRVRSNPEEGTEFVVGLPL from the coding sequence CTGGTGCTGTTCCGTACGGTGGCCGCGAGCTTGTCGCTCGTCATCACCCTTGCGCGGCTCCTCCTGCAGCCCACTCAGGAGCTGAGCGGGGCTGACACCCTGTCGCTCGGGGTCATCGTCAGCGCGTACGTCTCTACGCTGGTGGTGGGGCTGAGGCTGCGGCGCGGGCGTGGTGGGCTGCTCGATGCATGGGTGCAGGTTATTGGCGATGTTGTCATCGCTACTGGGCTGGTCTACCTCAGCGGCGGCGCGGACTCGCCCCTGACGTTTCTCTACAGCCTGTCGGTCATTGGCGCGGCCGTCGTCTTGGACCGGCGCGGTGCGCTGTGGGCCGCCGCGGCGTCCGTGTTGTGCTTCGCCACGTTGGTCATGGGAGCCCGGTTCCTTGGGAGTGTGCCTGGGGGGCTGATGCCTCCGTCCCGGGTGATGTTCGTCCTGGGGAGCAACGCACTGGCACTGGTGCTCATCGCCGTGTTGGCGGGCTATTTGTCTCGCCAGCTCTCGGTGGCCGGTGGCGCTCTGTCTGCTCGCGAGGCGGACCTTCAGCGGCTGGGACGCCTGCAGCAACAGATCCTGTCCTCCATGCCATCGGGACTCGTGACATGTGATGCGGGGCACCGCATCACCTACGTCAATCCCGCAGGCTGTCTGATTCTCCAGGTGGATGCCACGCAGGTCGTGGGAACGGATGTGGAGGCACTCCTGCCGGGTGTGCTCGGGCTAGCTCCCCGTTCGCCTCGGAGCGAGCTGGTGGTGGGCAAAGGCCTGAAACGGCGCATTCTGGGGCTGTCCGTGACGCCGTTGGATGGAGCGCCTGGCTCCCTGCTCATGGTGTTCCAGGACCTCACTCAGCTTCGGCGAATGGAGGACGACCTCAAGCGCGCGGACCGATTGGCGAGCCTAGGCGCACTCTCTGCGCAGCTCGCGCACGAGCTGCGCAATCCGCTCGCGTCCATGCGCGGGTCAGCGCAACTGCTGGCGCAGGACGCGCAGGATGCGATGGCTCAGAAACTTACCAACATCTTGATTCGTGAGGCGGACCGACTCGCGCGGTTGGTGGAGGACTTCCTGCGCTTCGCGCGTCCTCCGACGCCAGTGCTCCAGCAAGTTGCGCTGGCGTCATTGCTGACGGAGACGGTGGACATGCTCCGCGTGGACCCGTTGGCTCGGGACGTGCGGGTCGAAATGGCCACTCCCGTGGTGATGGCGGTCTCCGTTGACCCGGATCAACTCCGCCAGGTGCTTATCAACCTGGTGCGCAACGCGTTTCAGGCAGCGGGGGCTCGAGGCCACGTGAAAGTGGCACTGACGCGGGCCGAGAACGAGGCGAGAATCCGCATCTGGGACTCGGGGGGGAGCATCACGGAGGAGATGATGGGGCACTTGTTCGAGCCGTTTTTCACGACGCGGGATGGAGGCACCGGGCTGGGGCTGTCCACTGCGCACTCCATCATTCGGGCACATGGAGGATTCATCCGTGTTCGGTCCAACCCTGAAGAGGGGACCGAATTCGTGGTGGGGCTTCCGCTATGA
- the pilA gene encoding type IV pilin protein PilA, translating to MRVSRFNPRNRGFTLIELMIVVAIIGILAAIAIPNFIKFQARSKQSEAKTNLKALYTAQKSFFSEKDRYSHFANEIGFAPERGNRYGYRVSAEAGTCENRTAADITVPNAGVPCISNDSFRFGSSSVIDDPTPHVATFTVASAGGWTTTFGVQPDVETCPNCNFFAGAQGNADNEASFDDWVIAGFEGTGGVGPCSEAGNVASGTPYNTRNDVACDGATGT from the coding sequence ATGCGCGTCTCGCGATTCAACCCCCGCAACCGTGGCTTCACGCTCATCGAGCTCATGATCGTGGTGGCCATCATCGGCATCCTGGCGGCCATCGCCATCCCGAACTTCATCAAGTTCCAGGCTCGCTCCAAGCAGTCGGAGGCGAAGACCAACCTCAAGGCCCTGTACACGGCGCAGAAGTCGTTCTTCTCTGAGAAGGACCGCTACTCGCACTTCGCCAACGAAATCGGCTTCGCGCCTGAGCGTGGCAACCGGTACGGCTACCGCGTTTCCGCTGAGGCGGGCACCTGCGAGAACCGCACCGCCGCCGATATCACGGTGCCCAACGCGGGTGTTCCTTGCATCAGCAACGACTCGTTCCGCTTCGGCTCGAGCAGCGTCATTGACGACCCGACCCCGCATGTGGCCACGTTCACGGTTGCGAGTGCTGGTGGCTGGACCACGACCTTCGGTGTGCAGCCGGACGTCGAGACGTGCCCCAACTGCAACTTCTTCGCTGGCGCGCAGGGCAACGCGGATAACGAGGCTTCCTTCGATGACTGGGTGATCGCCGGCTTCGAGGGTACGGGCGGTGTCGGTCCTTGCTCCGAGGCTGGCAACGTCGCCTCGGGTACCCCGTACAACACCCGTAACGATGTCGCTTGCGACGGTGCCACTGGTACCTGA